The following are encoded in a window of Castanea sativa cultivar Marrone di Chiusa Pesio chromosome 5, ASM4071231v1 genomic DNA:
- the LOC142636525 gene encoding F-box/kelch-repeat protein At1g30090, producing MQRVRLSSQQAPVHKLGDSQITLSPKFRLAVFQSSLFNPSTESELILRGEPLIPGLPDDVALNCLLRLPVKSHTVCKAVCKRWHLLLGSKELFFTRRKEMGFKDPWLFVFAFHKCTGKIQWQVFDLTHLSWHTIPAMPCKYKVCPHGVRCVSIPRDGNLFVCGGMVSDVDCPLDLVLKYEMQKNRWTVMNQMITARSFFASGVIDGMIYVAGGNSTNLFELDSAEVMDPVKGSWCPIASMGTNMASYDAAVLNGKLLVTEGWLWPFYVSPRGQVYDPRTNKWESMAVGLREGWTGSSVVVYGHLFVVSEHERMKLKVYYTDDDSWEPIDGPPLPEQICKPFAVNAYDCRIYVVGRNLHVAVGEISRFNQKETSNKKWKFCVRWQVVDAPQSYSDLTPSSSQDNTPLSCSLGPVAFNS from the exons ATGCAACGGGTCCGATTGTCTTCCCAACAGGCGCCTGTACACAAGCTGGGGGATTCCCAAATTACATTATCCCCAAAATTTCGGTTAGCAGTATTCCAATCTTCTTTGTTCAATCCTTCAACCGAGTCAGAGTTAATTCTCAGGGGAGAACCCCTCATTCCGGGGCTTCCTGATGATGTGGCGCTTAACTGTCTTCTCCGGCTTCCAGTCAAGAGTCACACGGTCTGCAAAGCTGTCTGCAAGCGGTGGCATTTACTGCTTGGTAGTAAAGAGCTATTTTTCACCCGAAGAAAAGAAATGGGCTTTAAAGACCCTTGGCTCTTTGTCTTTGCGTTCCACAAGTGCACTGGAAAGATTCAGTGGCAGGTATTTGACCTTACTCACTTATCATGGCACACTATCCCAGCAATGCCTTGCAAATATAAGGTTTGTCCTCATGGAGTTAGATGTGTTTCGATCCCCCGTGATGGCAATCTCTTTGTTTGTGGCGGTATGGTTTCTGATGTAGATTGCCCTCTAGACTTGGTTCTGAAATATGAGATGCAGAAAAACCGTTGGACTGTGATGAATCAGATGATCACTGCTAGATCTTTTTTTGCAAGTGGTGTGATTGATGGGATGATTTATGTCGCTGGAGGAAACAGCACAAATCTTTTTGAGCTTGACTCAGCTGAGGTTATGGATCCTGTTAAGGGGAGTTGGTGTCCCATTGCAAGCATGGGAACGAATATGGCGTCTTATGATGCAGCAGTTCTTAATGGGAAACTTCTTGTTACGGAAGGCTGGTTATGGCCTTTCTATGTCTCTCCCAGGGGTCAGGTTTACGACCCTAGAACCAATAAGTGGGAGAGTATGGCTGTTGGGCTGAGAGAAGGCTGGACAGGTTCAAGTGTGGTTGTTTATGGGCACTTGTTTGTGGTTTCAGAGCATGAAAGAATGAAGCTTAAGGTGTATTACACAGATGATGATTCCTGGGAACCAATAGATGGGCCTCCTTTACCAGAGCAAATATGCAAACCTTTTGCGGTCAATGCATATGATTGCAGAATCTATGTTGTGGGTCGTAACCTTCATGTTGCTGTGGGTGAAATCTCAAGGTTCAACCAAAAAGAAACTTCCAATAAAAAGTGGAAGTTTTGTGTTCGATGGCAGGTTGTGGATGCACCACAAAGTTACTCTGACTTGACGCCCTCAAGCTCTCAG GACAACACACCTCTTTCATGCAGTCTGGGACCTGTGGCTTTTAACTCTTGA